DNA sequence from the Pedobacter schmidteae genome:
AGTAATATCCTGTACCTATTGCCTGGTTAAAAAAGAATTTATAAGTATGATCACTTACCGCCGCCAGTTTCAACCCTTCTTCTCCAGTCTTAATCAGCAGATTCAGACTTTCCGGGTTTCCAGATAAGGTAGCACTGATTTCAGTACAGGCCTTTTTCTTTTCATTGAGTAATTTAATACGTGCTACATCTTGTGCCCTACACAAGGAAAACAAAAAACAGAAACAAAAGAGCAATAGGATTTTGGTATACATATTAACCGAGTTTAAACGCCGCCCTTGCTTCATGAAGGTAAGTTTTGCCTACAGGCAACATACTGGTACCCATGTCAATCTGCTTTACATGAAAACAATGTACCTTACTTATGGCAATCACATAACTCCTGTGAATCCGCATAAACTTGCCCGCTGGTAGCGATGTCAGGAAACTGGATAAGGCGACTAATGTTAAATAGGTCTTTTTTTCCGTTACAATTTTGGTATAATCGCCAAAAGCTTCCAGATAAATCACCTCACTGGCCTGCAGCCTTACTGTAGAATAGCCCTCCTTAAACACAATACTTTCACAATCAAATAAAACATCGTACGATTGTGCTTTTTCCTTAAGTGCTAAAAAATCATCCAATCGTTTGATACAGGCAGTAAAGCGATCAGTTTCAACCGGTTTCAAAATGTAATCAAAAACTTTCAATTCAAAACATTCCAGGGCATATTCAGGGTGAGAAGAAATTACGACACACTGAGGAGCATACGTTTGGATGCCTTTGAATAACTGCAAGCCACTGATATCCGGCATATCCACGTCGATAAACAAAAGATCAGGCCGGGCAGAACTTATCATTTCCAAAGCTTCTGCGGCATGTTCAAAGCTCCCCAGTAATTTGATCTGGCAAAAGGTTTTAAGTGCCGTTTCAACAGCCAGCCGATCCAGAGCGTCGTCATCAACAATAATGCAAGTCAAAGTGTTTGTCATAAATATTTATTGTTGAAGGTAGTTCTATAACTTCAGGCTACATAGTAAAAATCGACGGATGTTAAACAGAATTTCCATAAAAACAACGGGAATGCCATTCGGATGGTGTACATCCGTAAAAGCGTTTAAATTCCTTAATAAAATGATTCTGGTCAAAAAAACCAAAAGTATATACCAATTCCTGCCAGTTAACCGTATGATGCCGGCTGATAAAACTACTGATGTCGTTAAAGCGGACAATACGGCTATAAGTTTTTGGACTCAAACCTATTTTTTCACGAAACTGATCGCCCAACGTAGTGGTCGACATGGCCATACTCCGCGAGAGTTCTTCAATCCGGATCACCCCATGGTTCTTTCTGATCTGTTCGCAGGCATAAGCAACCTTATCCACTTCTGTCTTTCCCGCCAAAAGTAAACGTTTCAGGAGCCAGGCCTCCAATAATGCAATGGCCTTAAATGGTACTCCGGCAATCTCCCTGAGCTGTTCCGTTAAACTCTGCATCTCTGGAAAAAGTAACCGCATATCCGTTCCCTGATTGGAAAAATACCTTTGCGGAATACCAAAAAGCTTAAAAGCACCATAGGGTTTAAATATAATCTGGACAAAACTTTTAGGAAAACGGTCAAACGATCTGCCCTGATCAAGCAAGCCCACAAAACAAAGGGGATAGCTGGTCACCTCCTCAAGGCCAATTTCACGAAACTCATGGTATTCATCTAAAACAAATGACATCTGCGTATTATCAACCGGATAAATACTCAGCGAACTAAGGCCATCAACAATTCCTCCAGGCTCTATGTAACAATAACTTTCTACATAGGGCTGAAGTGCCTGATGTGGGACGAATACGCCCATGTTTAAATTGTCTTTCATAGGAGATACGAAAATCGACTATATCAAATATAACTTTCTAATCAAATATTCGTTTATCCTTTTCGTTCTTTTTTAGGTTATCAATGTTAAAAAAGTTAAAATCCCTGCTAAATTCCATTAAAACTAAGCAATTTATTACATTCGCATCCATGTTGAAACCACTGATGATCATAATGCTTATTTTGGCTACCGGACATTGCGCCTATGCTCAAAATTCATTCTCTATCAGTGGAACAGTCCGAGATCAGAAAGAGAGTTTACCTGGCGCAGGTGTGTACTTAAGCGGGTATAAAGTGTCGACTGTGGCCGACAGTGAGGGCAAATTTAAAATCAGCAACCTCAAACCCGGAAGTTACGATTTGCTGGTACAAATGATAGGTTACCTCCCCTATTCAAAAAGTGTTGTCATTGCAGATAAATCTGTTCAGGTTGACCTGGTATTAAAAGAAAGTACCACTGCCTTAAAGGAAGTAGTAATTCATGCCGATCCAAACAGGGCCAAATACCTCAAACAATTTAAAGAATTTTTTATCGGAACCACGCCCAATGCTGCACAATGCAAAATACTAAACCCGCAGGTACTAAACATCGATTATGATGTCACCAAAAGTTTGCTCACCATCAAAACATCCGAATTTCTGATCGTCGAAAACAAAGCCCTCGGATACCGACTGAAGTATATGCTGGACAATTTTGAATACAACTCCAGAACGCGCATCATTTACTTTTCGGGGCATCCCTTTTTTGAAGAATTAAAAGCTTCGGGTGCAAAACTTAAAAAATATATTGATAAACGTGAGCTGGCCTATTACGGTTCTTCACAACATTTTTTCAGGTCCCTTTACGAAGGAAAAGCTAAAGAAGAAGGATTTATCCTCAACAGGATGATTAAAATCCCCAATCCCAACCGCTACCCGGATAGCATTATTCATAAAAACCTTGTCCGCCTGAAGGCACCACCAAAATCAACTGTTATCAGCAAGAGTGTACCACCCCGAGACAGTGTTATGATTGCGTTCTGGCTAAAACAGCAGGAAATGCCCAGGTATATTGATTGCCTCGACCGCAAAGAAATCCAACCCGAAAACCTGACACAAACCTATAATCAGAATTTAAAACTCCTGGATTGTAGCGGTGCACTGGCCGTAAGTTATACCAAAGAAAAGGAAACCCTGGCCTATTCCAAAACAGGCTTCTGGGTATTCAGGCCATTAGATATACCCGACTATGAAATATCCATTGCTAATTTGATGCAAAGCCCTATCCGTTTTTATGAAAACGGCAGTGTACACGATTCGAGGGCATTGTTGTACGAGGGATTTTGGGCTTATGAAAAAGTGGCCGACATGGTACCTATGGATTACATACCTGTTGGCCGCAAACCACAGTTGCCTTAGCATTTTTTTCTTTTGTAAATTACTAATATTATTAGTAATTTTAGCTAATGAATTTAGATAAAGAAACACCGGAAAACTATTTTAAAGGCCGCGGCGCTCAGTTTAACCCGCACAACCGTTTTGCGAAAAACGATTATGTCAAAGAACATGAAGAGGGCATAGACGAGTGGGAACAGGAAGATCAGAAAACAACATTCATTCTGGGCAAGTCAAAATCCATTGTCAATAAAGTTGAAAGTCCGGATGTAGGCATGGCCTATTCTTTAAACCCCTACCAGGGTTGCGAACATGGTTGTACCTATTGTTATGCCCGCAATGCACACGAATATTGGGGCTTTAGCGCCGGACTCGATTTCGAACGAAAAATCATCGTTAAAACTGATGCTCCTGTCCTGTTTAAAAAGTTCTTAGAAAGAAAGGGATGGGATGCCTCAGTCATTTCCCTTTCGGGAAATACAGATTGCTATCAACCGGCGGAAAGAAAATTCAGGATCACCAGACAGTTACTGGAAATTGCGCTCGAATACCGTCAACCCATTGGCATGATCACCAAAAACGCTTTGATTTTAAGGGATATTGATCTGCTTACCGAAATGGCAAAACTAAACCTGTGCATTGTTTATGTATCCATAAACAGCCTCAATGAGCAATTGCGACAAAAGATGGAGCCCCGAACCACTACTGCAAAACAACGCCTAAAGATTGTAGAACAGCTGAGCAATGCCGGCATTCCTATGGGCGTAATGGTTGCGCCGCTTGTACCCGGATTAAGCGATCATGAAATCCCTTCTATTTTAAAAACCATAGCCAATTGTGGCGCCATTGCTGCCGGCTATACCGTTGTAAGGTTAAATGGCGCTATTGGTGGTATATTTGAAGACTGGCTCCGTAAAAATTATCCGGATCGTTTTGAAAAGGTATGGCATATGATCCAGTCCTGCCACAGTGGAAATATAAACGACAGCAGGTTTGGTGAAAGAATGAGAGGTGATGGCAATATTGCCCAACTGATTAGAGATACGTTTAAGCTACATTGCAGGTTAAACCATTTAAATGAAGTAAAGCCAGTGCTCAACTCCGGTCTTTTTAAAGTACCTAAGGTTCAACTATCATTTTTTTAAAGCCCTTCGTTAAGGTATCAGCCACACTGCCATCCTTTTTATGGTAGATAATATAAGCCTCCATACCCTTTTTCGACTTCACAAAATCGAGCGCTTCCTGCACGTTCATAGCCATAATAGGGCTATCATATCCATCAGCAGTAACCGCATCCTTAGCGTAAATGGTTACGCTAATCAATGCGTTATCCAAAGGATAACCTGTTTTCGGATCAATCAGGTGGGCCACTTTTTTAGCGCCCTTCTGCAAATATTTCCTATAATTGCCAGCAGTAGTTATTGCCCCATTATTGATGCTGATAACATGCCTGATTACCGGTTCGGAATGGGCCGATGTGGAAGGTCCTTCAATCCCAATCCTCAATGCAGAGCCGTCCGGCTTAGGGCCTTTCATCCTCAGTTCGCCCCCTATTTCTACCACAAAAGACTTTATTCCCTTTTTAATTAGAAAATCGGCAACCACGTCCACACTATACCCCTGGGCAATTCCATTCAAATCCACCTTAATACAGGCTTTCCTTTTCGAAAGATGCTTTCCCTTCAAGCTCAGGTTGTCCATACCAACACATTTCAACAATTCCCTTACCGCAGCACTATCCGGAAATTGAGTGATAGGCTTAGGCCCAAAACCCCAGGCTTGTACCAAAGGCGCAACGGTAACATCAAACCGGCCATTGGTTGCCTTATAAACTGCAAAAGACTTACGCATTACAGCTGCAAAATGAGGATCCAGGTCTATCCCTTCCTTTGTCTCATTGAAACGGTTGATAAGGGAATAAGGCTTATAAAGTGACATGGAAGAATCGATTACGCTTAATATGCTATCAACCGACTGTTTACTCACTATGCTATCCCTGGCAAAATACTTGATGGAATAATCTGTACCCTGAGCATAGCCACGGATGTTATATTCCCGCAAATCGTTTCCTTTAAAAAAGAAAGCGATCAGCGGGATAAATAACAATAAAATATATTTGGTTAATGAAAACACGAAGTGTTAGATAACCTTGGTTTTTCCAGGTGTAGGAATAGGGTATAAACCATTTGCGTCTGGCATCAGCTTAGGGTTTG
Encoded proteins:
- a CDS encoding FAD:protein FMN transferase — protein: MLFIPLIAFFFKGNDLREYNIRGYAQGTDYSIKYFARDSIVSKQSVDSILSVIDSSMSLYKPYSLINRFNETKEGIDLDPHFAAVMRKSFAVYKATNGRFDVTVAPLVQAWGFGPKPITQFPDSAAVRELLKCVGMDNLSLKGKHLSKRKACIKVDLNGIAQGYSVDVVADFLIKKGIKSFVVEIGGELRMKGPKPDGSALRIGIEGPSTSAHSEPVIRHVISINNGAITTAGNYRKYLQKGAKKVAHLIDPKTGYPLDNALISVTIYAKDAVTADGYDSPIMAMNVQEALDFVKSKKGMEAYIIYHKKDGSVADTLTKGFKKMIVEP
- a CDS encoding PA0069 family radical SAM protein, whose translation is MNLDKETPENYFKGRGAQFNPHNRFAKNDYVKEHEEGIDEWEQEDQKTTFILGKSKSIVNKVESPDVGMAYSLNPYQGCEHGCTYCYARNAHEYWGFSAGLDFERKIIVKTDAPVLFKKFLERKGWDASVISLSGNTDCYQPAERKFRITRQLLEIALEYRQPIGMITKNALILRDIDLLTEMAKLNLCIVYVSINSLNEQLRQKMEPRTTTAKQRLKIVEQLSNAGIPMGVMVAPLVPGLSDHEIPSILKTIANCGAIAAGYTVVRLNGAIGGIFEDWLRKNYPDRFEKVWHMIQSCHSGNINDSRFGERMRGDGNIAQLIRDTFKLHCRLNHLNEVKPVLNSGLFKVPKVQLSFF
- a CDS encoding AraC family transcriptional regulator, whose translation is MKDNLNMGVFVPHQALQPYVESYCYIEPGGIVDGLSSLSIYPVDNTQMSFVLDEYHEFREIGLEEVTSYPLCFVGLLDQGRSFDRFPKSFVQIIFKPYGAFKLFGIPQRYFSNQGTDMRLLFPEMQSLTEQLREIAGVPFKAIALLEAWLLKRLLLAGKTEVDKVAYACEQIRKNHGVIRIEELSRSMAMSTTTLGDQFREKIGLSPKTYSRIVRFNDISSFISRHHTVNWQELVYTFGFFDQNHFIKEFKRFYGCTPSEWHSRCFYGNSV
- a CDS encoding LytTR family DNA-binding domain-containing protein, coding for MTNTLTCIIVDDDALDRLAVETALKTFCQIKLLGSFEHAAEALEMISSARPDLLFIDVDMPDISGLQLFKGIQTYAPQCVVISSHPEYALECFELKVFDYILKPVETDRFTACIKRLDDFLALKEKAQSYDVLFDCESIVFKEGYSTVRLQASEVIYLEAFGDYTKIVTEKKTYLTLVALSSFLTSLPAGKFMRIHRSYVIAISKVHCFHVKQIDMGTSMLPVGKTYLHEARAAFKLG
- a CDS encoding carboxypeptidase-like regulatory domain-containing protein encodes the protein MLKPLMIIMLILATGHCAYAQNSFSISGTVRDQKESLPGAGVYLSGYKVSTVADSEGKFKISNLKPGSYDLLVQMIGYLPYSKSVVIADKSVQVDLVLKESTTALKEVVIHADPNRAKYLKQFKEFFIGTTPNAAQCKILNPQVLNIDYDVTKSLLTIKTSEFLIVENKALGYRLKYMLDNFEYNSRTRIIYFSGHPFFEELKASGAKLKKYIDKRELAYYGSSQHFFRSLYEGKAKEEGFILNRMIKIPNPNRYPDSIIHKNLVRLKAPPKSTVISKSVPPRDSVMIAFWLKQQEMPRYIDCLDRKEIQPENLTQTYNQNLKLLDCSGALAVSYTKEKETLAYSKTGFWVFRPLDIPDYEISIANLMQSPIRFYENGSVHDSRALLYEGFWAYEKVADMVPMDYIPVGRKPQLP